One region of Tumebacillus amylolyticus genomic DNA includes:
- a CDS encoding class I SAM-dependent methyltransferase, which translates to MSHGQHRFNPQHVAKLLNPDRLKMLPPEQIVDALQISQDDNVADLGCGPGVFTLPIAKRTQRTVYAIDVERQMLELLQQRTEEAGVSNVQTVLSDAEKIDLPDQSVDKVLIAFVLHEVGDLNQAVQEVKRILRPNGNVLILEWEKKETEMGPPVHHRLDSNELQQVLVANGLQTEVKLLNDNHYMVVAQ; encoded by the coding sequence ATGAGTCATGGACAACATCGTTTTAACCCGCAGCATGTGGCGAAACTACTCAATCCGGATCGCTTGAAGATGCTTCCGCCGGAACAGATTGTAGACGCGCTGCAAATTTCGCAAGATGATAACGTCGCGGATCTTGGATGTGGGCCGGGGGTATTCACTCTCCCGATAGCAAAGCGAACGCAACGCACCGTTTACGCAATCGACGTAGAGCGCCAGATGTTAGAACTTCTGCAACAGCGAACGGAAGAGGCAGGAGTTTCGAATGTTCAAACGGTCCTGAGCGACGCTGAGAAGATCGACTTGCCGGATCAGTCTGTAGACAAGGTCTTGATTGCATTTGTTTTGCATGAAGTTGGGGATTTGAACCAAGCAGTACAAGAGGTGAAACGCATCCTGCGCCCGAATGGGAACGTGTTGATTCTGGAGTGGGAGAAAAAAGAGACCGAAATGGGTCCTCCTGTGCATCACCGTTTGGATTCAAACGAGTTGCAACAAGTTTTGGTTGCCAACGGCCTGCAAACTGAGGTTAAATTGCTGAACGACAATCACTATATGGTGGTTGCTCAATAG
- a CDS encoding condensation domain-containing protein has translation MRTSVEGFRLSPQQIRVWNQYRSAHLHTTLLVEGAMQDDQLAAALNDMVQSQEILRTVFHKMPGLTLPVQVVLEHCPAAWSVYECSNTSDVNKFLQEFSAADFDLENGPLLRAAVIRQSPQRAIVALDVSALCADPDSSFLVREWFRLYEARVQQQNLSNTEEEEPITYAVIAEWLNQMLEDEESETGRAFWARQRLDVANAVPVPWCEETPSELNLVKSIQVPAHVWQGVRETARHWNVQPTDLVLHAWRSIWHQLAGLAEVVIGVGCDGRTDEGVETALGLMTRYVPLTSVWEESETVQQGTARLSQSLREAYEWQETWSWDLVSPKPGTAAELGRFQIGFESRDRWSAFEAANVRVTLLQERGQVEPFEALLSCQITADSSCLTIQTDSQVWPEQAVFQWLDALPRLLEQFTQTSNLNCGECRWWQENAKPQFLPTEEGEQAGAEADEWFYISKHSKELKIYKPLPDVQARVVDLSGRYVLFGASGMIEVRRPNETETWTPLQRGRLWPEGLVERYPTESPSGTAAGELVAPQTEVERTLAAIWSEVLGVDEIYLSDSFFDLGGHSLLASQVVMRMRMSYGVEFPMRIVFETKTLNALADAVERASGAQTQASTAMYAPIPRQSGQSYAPLSPSQERLWFSAQLSSSNQFGSGFYYLIEDELHTESFDRAIEALADRYEILRTTIEVQDGVARQKLNAGVRPAYHRHELQGLAESEQLEKLRARVLQVWTTPFDLVNESFFRFELFRLSPQKSVLFLCAHHIGYDGWAVRLLIRDLNEYYSTFRRGEADVQLPEAVPFADAAVWMHQRLADGDLQHQLDYWLVQLQDDVQPPSLPGDAGDWERNPLDVRTIRMSAEVTSGLQRLAQAQGSSLYATVLSGVMAWLSRQSRETLVTIGATLSGRTHPDLEEVFGPMLNPVAMRTDLSGNPTCAEMVMRGAQTSFDAYANQDYPFDLLWQELRKRGAKATSLYSVILIGQNVTDGEILLDGMRLKPQPLTELLADRAQEAVERLYGKGAAESSPYELVMSLRETDGGLVLETNYAVAKFRPETVDRFLAQIVQVLEQFATQPELRLSQIQVEESEADDAWEELF, from the coding sequence ATGAGAACATCCGTTGAAGGATTTCGCTTGTCTCCGCAACAGATTCGTGTGTGGAACCAATACAGGTCTGCCCACTTGCATACTACCTTACTGGTGGAGGGCGCCATGCAAGATGATCAGTTGGCCGCTGCCTTGAACGATATGGTGCAGAGTCAAGAGATCCTGCGCACGGTGTTTCATAAAATGCCGGGTCTGACCCTCCCCGTGCAAGTCGTGCTGGAGCACTGCCCGGCGGCATGGAGCGTGTACGAATGTTCAAACACCTCTGATGTGAACAAATTCTTGCAGGAGTTTTCTGCAGCGGATTTTGATCTGGAAAATGGGCCCTTGCTGCGTGCAGCCGTGATCAGGCAGTCGCCTCAGCGCGCCATCGTCGCTCTCGACGTGTCGGCGCTGTGTGCAGACCCTGACTCTTCGTTTCTGGTACGGGAATGGTTCCGATTGTACGAAGCTCGCGTACAACAGCAGAACCTCTCGAACACAGAAGAGGAGGAACCGATTACATATGCCGTGATTGCAGAATGGCTGAATCAGATGCTGGAAGATGAAGAGAGCGAGACCGGACGGGCGTTCTGGGCCCGACAACGGCTCGATGTTGCAAACGCTGTTCCCGTTCCTTGGTGCGAGGAGACACCGAGTGAACTGAACCTGGTCAAGTCCATCCAAGTTCCAGCTCACGTCTGGCAAGGGGTTCGGGAGACGGCCCGCCACTGGAACGTGCAGCCGACGGATCTTGTCCTACACGCCTGGCGATCGATCTGGCACCAGTTGGCAGGGCTTGCGGAAGTGGTTATCGGGGTCGGATGTGACGGTCGCACCGATGAGGGCGTGGAGACCGCACTCGGTTTGATGACTCGCTATGTGCCGCTCACCAGCGTGTGGGAGGAGTCCGAGACCGTTCAGCAGGGAACTGCGCGGCTGAGCCAATCGTTGCGCGAAGCATATGAATGGCAGGAGACGTGGAGTTGGGACCTTGTTTCGCCCAAACCGGGAACGGCTGCTGAACTCGGAAGGTTCCAGATCGGTTTTGAAAGCCGGGATCGCTGGTCTGCCTTCGAGGCTGCGAACGTGCGCGTGACCTTGCTCCAAGAGCGCGGGCAGGTGGAACCGTTCGAGGCGTTGCTGTCCTGTCAGATCACAGCGGATAGCTCTTGCTTGACGATACAGACCGATTCGCAAGTCTGGCCCGAGCAAGCGGTTTTTCAATGGTTGGATGCGTTGCCCAGGCTATTGGAGCAATTCACTCAAACATCGAACCTGAACTGCGGGGAATGCCGCTGGTGGCAAGAGAATGCAAAGCCCCAATTCTTGCCCACTGAAGAGGGCGAACAGGCGGGAGCAGAGGCGGACGAATGGTTCTATATTTCGAAACATTCTAAAGAGTTGAAAATTTATAAACCCCTTCCTGATGTGCAGGCTCGGGTCGTCGACCTTTCAGGTCGCTACGTACTATTCGGCGCCAGCGGCATGATCGAGGTGCGCCGACCCAACGAGACTGAAACGTGGACGCCGCTGCAACGCGGACGGCTGTGGCCGGAGGGATTGGTGGAGCGTTATCCAACGGAATCGCCGAGCGGGACCGCTGCCGGGGAGTTGGTCGCGCCGCAAACAGAGGTGGAACGAACGCTGGCCGCCATCTGGTCGGAAGTGCTGGGGGTGGACGAGATCTATTTGTCCGACAGCTTCTTCGACTTGGGCGGGCATTCGTTGTTGGCCTCTCAGGTCGTGATGAGGATGCGGATGAGCTACGGCGTGGAATTTCCGATGCGCATCGTGTTCGAAACCAAGACGCTGAATGCGCTTGCAGACGCGGTGGAACGAGCATCCGGCGCACAAACGCAAGCGTCCACTGCGATGTACGCGCCGATCCCGCGTCAGTCCGGGCAATCGTACGCGCCGCTGTCTCCGTCTCAGGAGCGCTTGTGGTTCTCCGCCCAACTGTCCTCCAGCAATCAGTTCGGCAGCGGTTTTTATTATCTGATTGAGGACGAGTTGCATACTGAGAGCTTCGACCGCGCAATCGAAGCGCTGGCGGATCGATATGAAATCTTGCGCACGACCATCGAGGTGCAAGACGGCGTGGCCCGCCAAAAGTTAAACGCCGGGGTGCGGCCTGCGTATCACCGGCATGAGCTGCAGGGGCTGGCGGAGTCGGAGCAACTGGAGAAGTTGCGAGCACGGGTGTTGCAGGTGTGGACGACACCGTTTGATCTGGTCAACGAGTCGTTCTTCCGATTTGAATTGTTCCGCTTGAGCCCGCAGAAGTCGGTGCTGTTCCTCTGCGCGCATCACATTGGCTATGACGGGTGGGCGGTTCGGCTGTTGATCCGCGATTTGAACGAGTACTATTCGACGTTCCGTCGCGGGGAGGCAGATGTGCAACTTCCGGAAGCTGTGCCGTTCGCCGATGCAGCGGTATGGATGCACCAGCGGCTGGCGGACGGCGACTTGCAACACCAGCTCGATTACTGGTTGGTTCAGTTGCAAGACGATGTACAACCGCCGAGCCTGCCTGGCGATGCGGGAGATTGGGAGCGCAATCCGCTCGATGTGCGCACGATCCGGATGTCAGCAGAGGTGACCTCAGGACTGCAACGCTTGGCACAAGCGCAAGGCAGTTCGCTCTACGCAACGGTGTTGTCCGGGGTGATGGCCTGGTTGTCCCGCCAGTCGCGGGAAACGCTTGTCACCATCGGGGCTACGCTGTCAGGGCGTACGCACCCGGACTTGGAAGAAGTTTTTGGCCCGATGCTCAATCCAGTGGCGATGCGAACCGATCTGTCCGGCAACCCGACGTGCGCCGAGATGGTGATGCGAGGGGCGCAGACGTCTTTTGACGCGTATGCCAACCAAGACTATCCGTTTGATCTGCTGTGGCAGGAGCTACGGAAGCGGGGAGCTAAAGCTACGTCGTTGTATTCGGTGATCTTGATCGGGCAGAACGTGACGGATGGCGAGATTCTTTTGGATGGGATGCGGTTGAAGCCGCAGCCGTTGACCGAGTTGCTGGCGGATCGCGCACAAGAGGCGGTCGAGCGCTTGTATGGAAAGGGAGCGGCGGAATCGTCTCCGTATGAGTTGGTGATGTCATTGCGTGAGACGGACGGCGGGTTGGTGCTGGAGACGAACTATGCGGTGGCCAAGTTCCGTCCGGAGACGGTGGATCGTTTCTTGGCGCAGATCGTGCAGGTCTTGGAGCAGTTCGCCACCCAGCCGGAGCTTCGGTTGTCACAAATTCAGGTTGAGGAATCCGAGGCAGACGATGCTTGGGAAGAGCTCTTTTAA